From a region of the Haematobia irritans isolate KBUSLIRL chromosome 4, ASM5000362v1, whole genome shotgun sequence genome:
- the LOC142234356 gene encoding uncharacterized protein LOC142234356, with protein sequence MKVLTVIILAALCLSVMAHGHHDHHDDHHDYHAHPKYEFKYGVKDLKTGDIKDQWEHRDGDKVKGGYFFKEADGTIRVVEYHADDHSGFHAEVKNIGHAQHPEVHHHSHSDAHHGDHHSHHHEDHNAHHGVYHSQHNEHHLDHSDSDKHYSYHVEHPQVHHASNHHAFEHHGEATSFSKVHHH encoded by the exons ATGAAGGTCCTTACTGTCATTATCCTAGCTGCTCTTTGCCTTTCGGTCATGGCCCATGGTCACCATGATCATCATGATGATCACCATGATTATCATGCCCATCCAAAATATGAATTTAAATATGGTGTAAAGGATTTAAAAACTGGCGATATTAAGGATCAATGGGAACATCGTGATGGTGATAAAGTTAAAG GAGGATATTTCTTTAAAGAGGCTGATGGTACCATTCGCGTGGTGGAATATCATGCTGATGACCACTCGGGTTTTCATGCTGAAGTAAAGAATATTGGCCATGCCCAACATCCCGAGGTTCATCATCACTCTCATTCTGATGCCCACCATGGTGATCATCATTCTCATCACCATGAGGACCACAACGCTCATCATGGTGTTTACCACTCTCAACATAACGAACATCATTTGGATCATAGTGATTCGGATAAGCATTATTCCTATCATGTAGAGCATCCTCAAGTGCACCATGCTAGTAATCATCATGCTTTTGAACATCATGGTGAAGCTACAAGTTTCAGTAAAGTTCATCATCATTAA
- the LOC142235347 gene encoding uncharacterized protein LOC142235347 — protein MKSLNFIFFASFCLLAVMAHEQNENHDHHTHPKYSFEYGVQDFKTGDFKDQWEHRDGDVVKGGYFFKEADGTIRVVEYHADDHNGFHAKVKNIGKAHNELVSHHSHSAENHDDHQMEYPKAMLNADHHSHYSGHSSYQANNHNGDYKFVNHIDHTHGHHNGDHSNYANHGHATSYVSIHKH, from the exons ATGAAAtccttaaattttatatttttcgctAGCTTCTGTTTGTTGGCAGTCATGGCCCATGAGCAAAATGAAAATCACGATCATCATACTCACCCCAAGTATTCGTTTGAATATGGTGTGCAGGATTTCAAAACTGGTGACTTTAAGGACCAGTGGGAACATCGTGATGGTGATGTGGTTAAAG GTggttatttctttaaagaagCCGATGGTACAATTCGTGTTGTCGAATATCATGCTGATGATCACAATGGATTCCATGCTAAGGTTAAGAATATTGGCAAAGCCCATAATGAACTTGTATCCCATCACTCCCATTCAGCTGAAAACCATGATGACCATCAAATGGAATATCCTAAAGCCATGCTAAATGCCGATCATCATAGTCATTATTCTGGACATTCATCTTATCAAGCAAATAATCACAATGGCGACTATAAATTTGTTAATCATATTGATCATACTCATGGACATCATAACGGAGATCACAGCAACTATGCTAATCATGGACATGCTACCAGTTATGTTAGTATCCATAAACACTAA